One Falsarthrobacter nasiphocae DNA segment encodes these proteins:
- a CDS encoding coiled-coil domain-containing protein, whose translation MRYDAPRPRTRGTLTRSLALGTLLTVGGLTAAPAFADSPISVTSSTLVKDPHGVLGSRTGEVTEAIRQAESQSGYTLHIVYADRFENPSNANSWGAKALSSSSLGKKDVVLYLDTTNRSMDLRAPSGSGLTKQDGEAIASAVRSAFSGVSNPTAADWAKAGIAASSAVGQIGTSSGTSGTSGTSGTASPASESGGGAAVAAGAGVVALGAGAAYLYSRRKKRAGSTASQQPQIAGGPAAGAASSPLYGLPLEELRARAGQDILQADDAIHAAEQEVEFAKLQFGEEEVKPLRAAIATASSTMQEAYTCQQQLDDDIPDTEEQTRTWLVTIIELTGQVKASLAEQQSVFERLRGMESGIEETLNAFDQRAQQLAGQLTDAKSIVEDTASRYSRQAVLRVQDNAAQAEERLAYVRSCVDTARQHVAAGDRSQAVVVARPLEEALKQASALLTQIHETAQSITALDARLDRSLADAKADAAQAAAAAKSGSAAGSELTAAAAGLQETIALVEAERQRGHYDPIDLSERLDIARDRVSHILSAASQTEQAQRQAAQELDRTLERAQRRVDTARDFIEARRGGVGAQARTRLSEAMRTFDESLVYRGSDPVRALDLAQQSLRLADDALSLADRDVSAFQQGGYGGGFGGGYGGGFGGGYGGGRSSGMGGALLGGLVLGGLLDNIFDGGGHAGGFSGGGGFDGGGFGGIDLGGGDFGGGDFGGGGDF comes from the coding sequence ATGCGCTATGACGCACCACGACCTCGCACCCGAGGCACCCTGACGCGCAGCCTCGCGCTCGGGACCCTCCTCACCGTCGGCGGCCTCACAGCGGCCCCCGCGTTTGCAGACAGCCCCATCAGCGTCACGTCCTCCACGCTCGTCAAGGACCCGCACGGCGTCCTCGGCTCACGCACCGGAGAGGTCACGGAGGCCATCCGGCAGGCGGAGTCCCAGAGCGGCTACACGCTGCACATCGTGTACGCGGACCGGTTCGAGAACCCGTCCAACGCGAACTCCTGGGGCGCCAAGGCCCTGTCTTCCAGCAGCCTGGGCAAGAAGGACGTCGTCCTGTACCTCGACACGACCAACCGCTCCATGGACCTGCGCGCCCCGTCCGGCTCCGGCCTGACCAAGCAGGACGGCGAGGCCATCGCCTCCGCCGTCCGCTCGGCGTTCTCCGGCGTCTCGAACCCCACGGCCGCAGACTGGGCGAAGGCCGGCATCGCGGCGAGCTCCGCCGTCGGGCAGATCGGAACCTCCTCCGGCACGTCCGGGACCTCCGGGACCTCCGGGACGGCGTCCCCGGCCTCCGAGAGCGGGGGCGGGGCTGCGGTCGCTGCGGGCGCCGGCGTCGTCGCCCTCGGTGCGGGCGCCGCGTACCTGTACTCGCGGCGCAAGAAGCGCGCAGGCTCCACAGCCTCGCAGCAGCCTCAGATCGCCGGCGGCCCCGCAGCCGGTGCCGCCAGCAGCCCCCTCTACGGGCTGCCCCTGGAGGAGCTGCGAGCGCGCGCGGGCCAGGACATCCTCCAGGCCGACGACGCCATCCACGCCGCCGAACAAGAAGTGGAGTTCGCCAAGCTCCAGTTCGGCGAGGAGGAGGTCAAGCCGCTGCGCGCAGCCATCGCCACGGCCTCCTCGACGATGCAGGAGGCGTACACCTGCCAGCAGCAGCTCGACGACGACATCCCGGACACCGAGGAGCAGACCCGTACCTGGCTCGTGACGATCATCGAGCTGACCGGGCAGGTCAAGGCGTCCCTCGCGGAGCAGCAGTCCGTCTTCGAGCGCCTGCGCGGCATGGAGTCCGGCATTGAGGAGACCCTCAACGCGTTCGACCAGCGCGCCCAGCAGCTCGCCGGACAGCTCACGGACGCCAAGTCGATCGTCGAGGACACCGCTTCGCGGTACTCCCGGCAGGCCGTCCTCCGCGTGCAGGACAACGCCGCACAGGCCGAGGAGCGTCTCGCCTACGTCCGCTCCTGCGTGGACACGGCCCGTCAGCACGTGGCGGCGGGAGACCGCAGCCAGGCCGTCGTCGTCGCCCGCCCGCTCGAGGAGGCCCTGAAGCAGGCGTCCGCTCTCCTGACGCAGATCCACGAGACGGCACAGAGCATCACGGCCCTCGACGCGCGTCTCGACCGCTCGCTCGCGGATGCCAAGGCGGACGCCGCCCAGGCCGCCGCCGCCGCCAAGAGCGGGAGCGCCGCCGGCTCCGAGCTCACCGCGGCCGCCGCAGGCCTCCAGGAGACCATCGCGCTCGTGGAGGCCGAGCGGCAGCGCGGCCACTACGACCCGATCGACCTCTCGGAGCGTCTCGACATCGCCCGGGACCGTGTGAGTCACATCCTCTCCGCCGCATCGCAGACCGAACAGGCGCAGCGCCAGGCCGCCCAGGAGCTCGACCGCACACTGGAGCGCGCCCAGCGCCGCGTCGACACAGCCCGGGACTTCATCGAGGCCCGCCGCGGCGGCGTCGGCGCCCAGGCCCGCACGCGCCTCTCCGAGGCCATGCGCACCTTCGACGAGTCCCTCGTCTACCGCGGATCGGACCCGGTCCGCGCCCTCGACCTCGCGCAGCAGTCCCTGCGCCTGGCCGACGACGCCCTCTCCCTCGCCGACCGCGACGTCTCCGCCTTCCAGCAGGGCGGCTACGGCGGCGGATTCGGTGGAGGCTACGGCGGCGGCTTTGGAGGGGGCTACGGCGGGGGCCGCTCGTCCGGCATGGGCGGAGCGCTCCTCGGCGGGCTCGTCCTTGGAGGACTCCTCGACAACATCTTCGACGGAGGCGGACACGCCGGCGGGTTCAGCGGAGGCGGCGGCTTTGACGGCGGCGGCTTCGGCGGGATCGATCTCGGCGGCGGCGACTTCGGCGGAGGAGACTTCGGCGGAGGCGGCGACTTCTAG